From a region of the Gammaproteobacteria bacterium genome:
- a CDS encoding ABC transporter ATP-binding protein — translation MTTALEISQLHKVYANGHVALKGINLHVEHGDFFALLGPNGAGKSTTIGIVTSLVNKTGGSISVYGHDIHRNPSQAKTHIGLVPQEYSFNQFEPVEEILINQAGYYGVPPREAKRRAREHLMQLGLWEKRSDQARNLSGGMKRRLMMARALLHRPKLLILDEPTAGVDIEIRRMIWEFLTNLNRRGTTIILTTHYLEEAEKLCRNIAIIDDGQIITDSPMRSLLERLESESFTLYLREPLAEAPALRSAQLRSIDSRTLELVTDKHTDLGEVFSELQAHNIKLLSLRNTSNRLEELFLKLVSSE, via the coding sequence ATGACCACAGCACTTGAAATCTCGCAACTGCACAAGGTGTACGCCAACGGCCATGTCGCCCTGAAAGGCATCAACCTGCATGTCGAGCACGGCGACTTCTTCGCGCTGCTCGGCCCCAACGGCGCCGGCAAATCCACCACCATCGGCATCGTCACATCGCTGGTCAACAAAACCGGCGGCAGCATCTCCGTCTATGGCCACGACATCCACCGCAACCCCTCGCAGGCCAAAACCCACATCGGGCTGGTGCCGCAGGAATACAGTTTCAACCAGTTTGAGCCGGTCGAGGAAATACTGATCAACCAGGCCGGCTACTACGGCGTGCCGCCGCGCGAGGCGAAACGCCGCGCCCGGGAACACCTGATGCAACTCGGCCTGTGGGAAAAGCGCAGCGACCAGGCGCGCAACCTGTCCGGCGGCATGAAGCGCCGCCTGATGATGGCGCGCGCCCTGCTCCACCGACCGAAACTGCTGATTCTCGACGAGCCGACCGCCGGCGTTGACATCGAGATACGCCGGATGATCTGGGAGTTTCTGACCAACCTCAACCGCCGGGGCACGACCATCATCCTGACCACGCACTACCTCGAGGAAGCCGAAAAACTGTGCCGCAACATCGCCATCATAGACGACGGCCAGATCATCACCGACTCGCCGATGAGGAGTTTGCTCGAACGGCTGGAATCGGAGTCGTTCACGCTCTACCTGCGCGAACCGCTCGCCGAGGCGCCGGCACTGCGCTCGGCGCAACTGCGCTCGATAGACAGCCGCACGCTGGAACTGGTGACCGACAAGCACACCGACCTCGGCGAGGTTTTCAGCGAATTGCAGGCCCACAACATCAAGTTGCTGAGCCTGCGCAACACAAGCAACCGGCTGGAAGAACTCTTCCTGAAACTGGTGTCGTCGGAATAG
- a CDS encoding type II toxin-antitoxin system HicA family toxin, translated as MPRKIRQLIRDLERAGFVNLGGKGSHRNYRHSRGMRVTISGNLGDDAKPYQEKEVMRGIQEVNND; from the coding sequence ATGCCGAGAAAGATTAGACAACTTATCCGGGATTTGGAGCGGGCTGGATTTGTCAATCTGGGCGGCAAAGGTTCACACCGAAATTACCGTCATTCGCGGGGAATGCGGGTAACAATTTCAGGAAATCTTGGCGATGATGCCAAGCCTTATCAGGAAAAGGAGGTAATGCGAGGCATTCAGGAGGTTAACAATGATTGA
- a CDS encoding GFA family protein has product MKLEGSCHCKAVRFTVHSAHPYPFNLCYCSICRKTAGGGGYAINLGGDFSTLQVQGKEHVTMYHPKVTDENSGETKESLSGWHFCRICGSALWVWDSRWPELVHPFASVIDTDLPTPPERVHLMVGSKASWVDLREDENDKTFEAFPDESVEEWHKRLDLEDRET; this is encoded by the coding sequence ATGAAACTTGAAGGATCATGCCATTGCAAGGCGGTACGGTTTACAGTTCATTCAGCGCATCCGTACCCGTTCAATCTCTGCTATTGCTCCATTTGCCGCAAGACGGCAGGCGGCGGTGGCTACGCCATCAATCTGGGCGGAGATTTTTCCACATTGCAGGTTCAAGGCAAAGAACATGTAACGATGTACCACCCCAAGGTAACCGATGAAAATTCTGGCGAAACAAAAGAAAGTCTGAGTGGGTGGCATTTCTGCCGAATTTGCGGCAGCGCACTCTGGGTTTGGGATTCTCGCTGGCCGGAGTTGGTGCATCCTTTTGCTTCGGTGATTGATACGGATTTGCCGACGCCTCCGGAGCGCGTACATCTGATGGTAGGCTCGAAAGCTTCGTGGGTTGACCTTCGGGAAGACGAGAACGACAAGACATTTGAAGCTTTTCCGGATGAGTCCGTAGAGGAGTGGCACAAACGCCTTGATTTGGAAGACCGGGAGACTTGA
- the aceE gene encoding pyruvate dehydrogenase (acetyl-transferring), homodimeric type, which translates to MNRRDSDPQETLEWLDAFRAVVAADGGERGNELLQQLSDQADQLGISRPQGINTPYRNTIPADRQAPSTADQAIEHRIRSYIRWNAAVMVIRANRAHPGLGGHIATFASAATLYDTGFNHFFNGPDSENGGDLLFIQGHSSPGIYARAFLEGRLDESQLDNFRREINRDGLSSYPHPRLMPEFWQFPTVSMGLAPIMGIYQAHFMKYMKNRKLADTQGRKVWVFLGDGEMDEPESIGAISLAGREQLDNLIFVINCNLQRLDGPVRGNGKIIQELEGLFRGAHWNVIKVIWGSYWDPLFEKDEKGLLIKRMEEVVDGDYQNYQAKDGAYIREHFFSRYPELLQMVSHLSDEEIWRLNRGGHDPHKVYAAYHAATRHQGRPTVILAKTVKGYGMGESGEGQNKSHQQKKMDIESLKTMRDRFRLPLTDEQVERLEYIRPQPDTPEGRYLRERRAALGGFMPQRRGHFRAKPLPVPGLDALSPLLEDGGDRRFSTTMAFVRILTLLCRDKQLGRHIVPIVPDEARTFGMEGLFRTLGIYSSVGQLYQPQDADQVMVYKEDRSGQILEEAICEAGAFSSWLAAATSYEVHGVNMVPFYIFYSMFGFQRVGDLTWAAGDMQARGFLMGGTAGRTTLAGEGLQHQDGHSHLLASVVPNCISYDPCFGYELAVIIHEGLKRMVGKQEDVFFYITLMNENYPHPALPDGAQEGIIRGLYCLGLMPQPAVRLLGSGAILRECIAAQALLKDDWNIEAEVWSVTSFTELARDGRRAARWNRLHPGAAPRTPWIAQCLQDDAAPPAPVIAASDYLHTHAEQVRAYIAAPYHTLGTDGFGRSDTREQLRDFFEVDRRHIALAALNALAHADAAGIGAAEVRQAIARYRIEADRPSPDLA; encoded by the coding sequence ATGAACCGCCGCGACAGCGACCCGCAGGAAACCCTGGAATGGCTCGACGCCTTCCGCGCCGTCGTCGCCGCCGACGGCGGCGAGCGCGGCAACGAACTGCTGCAACAACTGTCCGACCAGGCCGACCAACTCGGAATCAGCCGACCGCAGGGAATCAACACACCCTACCGCAACACCATCCCGGCAGACCGGCAGGCGCCGAGCACGGCGGACCAGGCCATTGAGCACCGCATCCGCTCCTACATCCGCTGGAACGCCGCGGTCATGGTCATCCGCGCCAACCGCGCCCATCCGGGGCTGGGCGGCCACATCGCGACTTTCGCCTCCGCCGCAACGCTTTACGACACCGGCTTCAATCACTTCTTCAACGGGCCTGACAGCGAAAACGGCGGCGACCTGCTCTTCATCCAGGGCCACAGTTCACCGGGCATCTACGCCCGCGCGTTTCTTGAAGGCCGCCTTGACGAAAGCCAACTCGACAACTTCCGGCGTGAAATCAACCGCGACGGCCTGTCATCCTATCCGCACCCGCGGCTGATGCCCGAATTCTGGCAATTCCCGACGGTGTCCATGGGCCTTGCGCCGATCATGGGCATCTACCAGGCGCACTTCATGAAATACATGAAGAACCGCAAACTCGCCGACACGCAGGGCAGAAAAGTCTGGGTGTTTCTCGGCGACGGCGAAATGGACGAGCCGGAATCCATCGGCGCCATCTCGCTGGCCGGGCGCGAACAACTGGACAACCTGATCTTCGTCATCAACTGCAACTTGCAGCGCCTCGACGGCCCGGTGCGGGGCAACGGAAAAATCATCCAGGAACTTGAGGGGCTGTTCCGGGGCGCGCACTGGAATGTCATCAAGGTCATCTGGGGATCCTACTGGGACCCGCTGTTCGAGAAGGACGAAAAAGGGCTTCTCATCAAGCGGATGGAAGAAGTGGTTGACGGAGACTATCAAAACTACCAGGCCAAGGACGGCGCCTACATCCGGGAGCACTTTTTCAGCCGCTATCCCGAACTGCTGCAAATGGTCTCGCACCTGTCGGATGAGGAAATCTGGCGCCTGAACCGCGGCGGCCACGACCCTCACAAGGTCTATGCGGCCTACCACGCGGCCACCCGCCACCAAGGCCGGCCCACCGTCATCCTCGCCAAAACCGTCAAGGGATACGGCATGGGCGAATCCGGCGAAGGGCAGAACAAATCACACCAGCAGAAGAAAATGGACATCGAATCGCTGAAAACAATGCGCGACCGCTTCCGGCTGCCGCTGACCGACGAGCAGGTCGAGCGCCTTGAATACATCCGCCCGCAACCGGACACGCCCGAAGGCCGCTACCTGCGCGAACGCCGCGCCGCGCTCGGCGGTTTCATGCCGCAGCGCCGCGGCCATTTCCGGGCAAAGCCGCTGCCCGTCCCCGGCCTTGACGCGCTGTCGCCGCTGCTTGAAGACGGCGGCGACCGCCGGTTTTCAACAACGATGGCGTTCGTGCGCATCCTGACGCTGCTGTGCAGGGACAAGCAACTGGGCCGCCACATCGTCCCCATCGTCCCCGACGAAGCGCGCACCTTCGGAATGGAGGGCCTGTTTCGCACGCTCGGCATCTATTCCTCCGTCGGCCAGTTGTACCAGCCGCAGGACGCCGACCAGGTCATGGTGTACAAGGAAGACCGCTCCGGGCAGATTCTTGAGGAGGCCATCTGCGAGGCCGGCGCCTTTTCATCGTGGCTTGCGGCGGCCACCTCCTACGAAGTGCACGGCGTCAACATGGTGCCGTTCTACATCTTCTATTCCATGTTCGGCTTTCAGCGCGTCGGCGACCTGACCTGGGCGGCGGGTGACATGCAGGCGCGCGGCTTCCTGATGGGCGGCACCGCCGGGCGCACCACGCTCGCCGGCGAGGGCCTGCAACACCAGGATGGCCACAGCCATCTGCTGGCCTCGGTGGTGCCGAACTGCATCTCGTACGACCCGTGTTTCGGATATGAACTGGCCGTCATCATCCACGAGGGCCTGAAACGCATGGTCGGCAAGCAGGAAGATGTGTTCTTCTACATCACGCTGATGAACGAGAACTACCCCCACCCCGCGCTGCCCGACGGCGCGCAGGAAGGCATCATCAGGGGCCTGTATTGCCTTGGCCTCATGCCGCAGCCGGCGGTGCGCCTGCTCGGCTCGGGGGCGATTCTGAGGGAATGCATCGCGGCGCAGGCACTGCTGAAAGACGACTGGAACATCGAGGCCGAAGTCTGGAGCGTGACCAGTTTCACCGAACTCGCCCGCGACGGGCGCCGCGCCGCGCGCTGGAACCGCCTCCATCCGGGCGCCGCGCCGCGCACGCCGTGGATCGCGCAGTGCCTGCAAGACGATGCCGCGCCGCCCGCCCCCGTCATCGCCGCCAGCGATTACCTGCACACGCACGCCGAGCAGGTGCGCGCGTACATCGCCGCGCCCTACCACACGCTCGGCACCGACGGCTTCGGGCGCTCCGACACGCGCGAACAACTGCGCGATTTCTTCGAGGTGGACCGCCGCCACATCGCGCTCGCCGCGTTGAACGCGCTGGCGCATGCAGACGCCGCCGGCATCGGCGCCGCCGAAGTGCGGCAGGCCATCGCCCGCTACCGCATCGAGGCCGACAGACCCTCCCCCGACCTGGCGTGA
- the moaB gene encoding molybdenum cofactor biosynthesis protein B, which yields MTDRQFIPLNIAVLTVSDTRTEEDDRSGQLLAARLAEAGHRCRDKRIVADDIYRVRAALSEWIVDDGIQVVLCTGGTGITGRDGTPEAVVPLLDKTIGGFGEMFRTLSYETIGASTLQSRAVAGVANGTYIFCLPGSPGACAEAWDKLISKQLDYRTRPCNLVELMPRLGSKEAPPR from the coding sequence ATGACCGACCGCCAATTCATTCCGCTCAATATCGCGGTGCTGACCGTCTCGGACACCCGCACCGAGGAGGACGACCGCTCCGGGCAGTTGCTGGCCGCGCGCCTCGCCGAGGCCGGCCACCGCTGCCGCGACAAGCGCATTGTCGCCGACGACATCTACCGGGTGCGGGCCGCGCTGTCGGAGTGGATTGTGGACGACGGGATACAGGTCGTGCTGTGCACCGGCGGCACCGGCATCACCGGCAGGGACGGCACCCCGGAAGCGGTCGTGCCGCTGCTGGACAAGACCATCGGCGGCTTCGGCGAAATGTTCCGCACGCTGTCCTACGAAACCATCGGCGCCTCGACGCTGCAATCGCGCGCGGTCGCGGGCGTCGCCAACGGCACCTACATCTTCTGCCTGCCCGGCTCGCCCGGCGCGTGCGCCGAGGCCTGGGACAAACTCATCAGCAAGCAACTGGATTACCGCACGCGCCCGTGCAACCTGGTTGAATTGATGCCGAGACTCGGCTCAAAAGAAGCGCCGCCGCGCTAA
- a CDS encoding type VI secretion system-associated protein TagO — MKILIMLFISIVSNNVSAHMADSLAKCATEASDKVRLICYDSLVTKIGMKKPKTKMISGPGKWNVHEEKSQIDDSLNVHLFVISNETVSSGYNTVKPSLHIRCSENKTSVFLNWGLYLGLEKTKMLSRFDKEKATVSSWSISTNNEAVFVRGSDIEFAKKIMKHQKLLVKVTPFGENSVMATFDISGLSEAIKPLREACHW, encoded by the coding sequence ATGAAAATATTGATAATGCTTTTTATATCAATAGTCTCAAATAATGTTTCAGCTCACATGGCTGATAGTCTTGCGAAGTGCGCTACAGAAGCTTCTGACAAGGTACGCTTGATATGCTATGACTCTTTGGTGACAAAGATAGGTATGAAGAAACCAAAGACGAAGATGATATCAGGTCCTGGGAAATGGAATGTACACGAAGAAAAGTCACAGATTGACGATTCGCTTAATGTTCATTTATTTGTTATATCAAATGAAACTGTGAGCTCTGGATATAACACAGTCAAACCCAGTTTGCATATTCGATGCTCTGAAAACAAAACCAGTGTGTTCCTGAATTGGGGGCTATACCTTGGCCTTGAAAAAACAAAGATGTTAAGTCGGTTTGATAAAGAGAAAGCCACAGTGTCTTCATGGTCCATATCAACAAATAACGAGGCAGTTTTTGTTCGAGGCAGTGATATTGAGTTTGCCAAGAAGATCATGAAACATCAAAAGTTACTTGTGAAAGTAACACCGTTTGGAGAAAATTCAGTAATGGCCACATTTGATATTTCAGGCCTTTCGGAAGCAATAAAGCCACTCAGGGAAGCATGCCATTGGTAA
- a CDS encoding ABC transporter permease, which produces MNLRYTTVALYTLTRREVLRFARIWIQTMLPPAVTTVLYFVIFGKLIGSQIGPIDGHSYIEYIIPGLILMSVITNAYANVVASFYSSKFHGNIEEMLISPMPAYIILAGFIIGGVLRGLLVGAVVFGVSLFFGHLPYPDIGLTLLMLLMTAALFSMAGLINGVYAKSFDGISIIPTFVLTPLTYLGGIFYSLEMLPDFWRGVSLLNPIFYMINVFREGALGSSDIGAGFAIGITALFLVAFTAICLYLLDRGVGIRT; this is translated from the coding sequence ATGAATCTGCGATACACCACGGTTGCGCTGTACACGCTCACACGCCGCGAAGTCCTGCGGTTTGCGCGCATCTGGATACAGACGATGCTGCCGCCGGCGGTCACCACCGTGCTTTACTTCGTCATCTTCGGCAAGTTGATCGGCTCGCAAATCGGCCCGATAGACGGCCACAGCTACATCGAATACATCATCCCCGGCCTGATTCTGATGTCGGTCATCACCAACGCCTACGCCAATGTCGTCGCCTCCTTCTACAGTTCCAAGTTTCACGGCAACATCGAGGAAATGCTGATTTCGCCGATGCCGGCCTACATCATCCTCGCCGGCTTCATCATCGGCGGCGTGCTGCGCGGCCTGCTGGTGGGCGCCGTCGTCTTCGGCGTGTCGCTGTTTTTCGGCCACCTGCCCTACCCCGACATCGGCCTGACGCTGCTGATGCTGCTGATGACCGCGGCGCTGTTCTCGATGGCCGGCCTCATCAACGGCGTCTATGCCAAGAGTTTCGACGGCATCTCCATCATCCCGACCTTCGTGTTGACGCCGCTGACCTACCTCGGCGGCATCTTCTACTCGCTGGAAATGCTGCCGGACTTCTGGCGCGGCGTGTCGCTGCTGAACCCGATTTTCTACATGATCAACGTGTTCCGCGAAGGCGCCCTCGGCAGCAGCGACATCGGCGCCGGTTTCGCCATCGGCATCACCGCGCTTTTCCTCGTCGCGTTCACCGCCATCTGCCTTTACCTGCTCGACCGCGGCGTCGGCATCCGCACCTGA
- the lpdA gene encoding dihydrolipoyl dehydrogenase, with protein MTNGVLVLGGGPGGYTAAFRAADLGCRVTLVERYPALGGVCLNVGCIPSKALLHLAAVTREAQALDRHGITFGKPQIHPRRIAAFKNDLVGRLGSGLASLARARKVRVIQDTAAFVSPRQMRLGDGRTLDFDRAIIATGSANTAPPGLPDNHPRLLDSTGALRFDTLPRRLLVIGGGVIGLEMACLFEGMGARVSVVESEPQLLGDCDNDLVAPLRKQLEKSCDGIFTNTRIRRIEAAGEDGLNVQFEGQFEGEAAPADAHFDAVLVATGRKPNTGAIGLEHAGVKTNQRGFIETDDGQRTNVPSIYAVGDVTGPPMLAHKATHQGKVAAENAAGRESAFDKLAVPSVVYTAPEIAWAGLTEKQARQRNVDYKKAVFPWQASGRALGAGHGDGLTKLLYSVRDKTLLGAGICGHGAGDLIAEAVLAIEMGADVGDIALAVHPHPTYAETVGLAAELADGVITDLYQPKPR; from the coding sequence ATGACAAACGGCGTGCTGGTGCTGGGAGGCGGCCCCGGCGGCTACACCGCCGCCTTCCGCGCCGCCGATCTCGGCTGCCGGGTTACGCTGGTTGAGCGCTATCCGGCGTTAGGCGGCGTTTGCCTGAATGTCGGCTGCATCCCGTCGAAAGCGCTGCTGCATCTGGCGGCGGTCACGCGCGAGGCGCAGGCGCTGGACAGGCACGGCATCACCTTCGGCAAGCCGCAGATTCACCCGCGGCGAATCGCCGCCTTCAAGAACGACCTCGTCGGGCGCCTGGGCAGCGGGCTTGCGTCGCTTGCGCGCGCGCGCAAAGTCCGGGTTATTCAGGACACGGCGGCGTTTGTCTCGCCGCGACAGATGCGGCTTGGCGACGGGCGCACGCTTGATTTCGACCGCGCCATCATCGCCACCGGCTCGGCGAACACCGCGCCGCCGGGGCTGCCGGACAACCACCCCCGCCTGCTTGATTCAACCGGCGCGCTGCGTTTTGACACGCTGCCGCGGCGCCTGCTGGTCATCGGCGGCGGCGTCATCGGCCTTGAAATGGCCTGTCTGTTTGAAGGCATGGGCGCGCGCGTTTCCGTTGTTGAGAGCGAACCGCAACTGCTCGGCGATTGCGACAACGACCTCGTCGCGCCGCTTCGCAAACAACTGGAGAAATCGTGCGACGGCATTTTCACGAACACCCGCATCCGGCGCATTGAGGCCGCGGGCGAAGACGGCCTGAATGTGCAGTTTGAAGGGCAGTTTGAGGGAGAGGCGGCGCCCGCCGATGCACACTTCGACGCCGTGCTCGTCGCCACGGGCCGCAAGCCGAACACCGGCGCCATCGGCCTGGAGCACGCGGGCGTCAAGACCAATCAGCGCGGCTTCATCGAAACCGACGACGGCCAGCGCACGAATGTCCCCTCCATTTACGCGGTCGGCGATGTAACCGGCCCGCCGATGCTGGCGCACAAGGCCACGCACCAGGGCAAGGTGGCCGCCGAGAACGCCGCCGGGCGGGAGTCCGCCTTTGACAAACTGGCGGTGCCGTCGGTCGTCTATACCGCGCCCGAAATCGCCTGGGCCGGCCTGACCGAGAAGCAGGCGCGGCAACGCAATGTGGACTACAAGAAGGCGGTTTTCCCGTGGCAGGCCAGCGGGCGGGCGCTGGGCGCCGGGCACGGCGACGGCCTGACGAAACTGCTGTATAGCGTGCGCGACAAAACGCTGCTGGGCGCCGGCATCTGCGGGCATGGCGCCGGCGACCTGATTGCCGAGGCCGTGCTGGCCATCGAAATGGGCGCCGATGTGGGCGACATCGCGCTGGCCGTCCACCCTCACCCGACCTATGCCGAGACCGTCGGACTGGCCGCGGAACTGGCCGACGGCGTGATTACCGACCTGTATCAGCCGAAGCCGCGGTAG
- a CDS encoding VOC family protein, with product MREHEKINYVEFPARDIEKAKDFFAAVFGWQFEDFGDQYTAFADQGLDGGFFQSDKRASAEEGGALIVFYSGDLEATQSKIEKAGGTIVKPVFSFPGGRRFHFGDPNGNEYAVWSDIE from the coding sequence ATGAGGGAACACGAGAAAATCAATTATGTCGAGTTTCCCGCGAGGGACATTGAAAAGGCGAAGGATTTCTTTGCCGCAGTGTTCGGCTGGCAATTCGAGGATTTCGGCGACCAATACACGGCCTTCGCCGACCAGGGGCTGGACGGCGGGTTTTTTCAGTCGGACAAGCGGGCGTCGGCGGAAGAGGGCGGGGCGTTGATTGTTTTTTACAGCGGCGATTTGGAGGCCACGCAGTCGAAGATTGAGAAAGCCGGCGGTACAATCGTCAAACCCGTCTTTTCATTTCCGGGCGGACGCCGCTTTCACTTCGGCGATCCGAATGGCAATGAATATGCGGTGTGGTCTGACATAGAATGA
- a CDS encoding 2-oxo acid dehydrogenase subunit E2 — translation MSEQTISVPDLGDFDEVDVIEILVKPGDAIAVGDSVVTLESEKAAMELPAPVAGVVKTVHVALGDKVGEGAPLLLVDTASGPDVAAQPAGGAGQPAGEQGEDQTAQPAPPVAPHEEAAASRSEAAGVVRASPSVRRFARELGVDLQAVRGSGPKGRIVQDDVKDFARNAGRVRQHAAPPTLPPVHSTDFSRFGPTEVIQLDRVQSVVADRMHRAWLNVPHVTQHQDADITELEDRRKQLAGRLSEQWTKQPAANNADRPKLTLLAFLVKALAVSLRTFPQFNTAFDNAGRLIQKHYCHIGIAVDAPGGLFVPVIRDADGKDVFEIAGAIADFASRARTGRLTAADMQGGCMTISNQGGIGGGAFTPIVNAPETATLGVSRARISPWWDGQAFVPRLLLPLDLSYDHRVVNGADAARFLDGYCRLLSGAEALLPDTR, via the coding sequence ATGAGCGAACAAACCATCTCCGTCCCCGATCTCGGCGATTTTGACGAAGTGGATGTCATCGAGATTCTGGTCAAGCCGGGCGACGCCATCGCGGTCGGCGACTCCGTTGTCACGCTTGAAAGCGAAAAAGCGGCGATGGAATTGCCGGCGCCCGTCGCCGGCGTCGTCAAGACAGTCCATGTCGCGCTGGGCGACAAGGTCGGCGAAGGCGCGCCGCTGTTGTTGGTGGATACCGCCTCCGGGCCGGATGTGGCGGCGCAGCCTGCCGGTGGAGCCGGCCAGCCGGCGGGCGAACAAGGGGAAGACCAAACAGCGCAACCCGCCCCGCCCGTCGCGCCGCATGAAGAGGCCGCCGCGAGCCGGAGCGAAGCCGCGGGCGTTGTCAGGGCAAGCCCGTCCGTCAGGCGGTTTGCGCGTGAACTCGGCGTGGACTTGCAGGCTGTCCGGGGCAGCGGCCCGAAAGGCCGCATCGTGCAGGATGATGTCAAGGATTTCGCCAGAAATGCCGGAAGAGTGCGTCAACACGCCGCTCCGCCGACCTTGCCGCCGGTGCACAGCACCGACTTCTCGCGTTTCGGCCCGACCGAGGTCATCCAACTGGATCGCGTCCAGTCCGTCGTCGCCGACCGCATGCACCGCGCGTGGCTGAATGTGCCGCATGTCACCCAGCACCAGGACGCCGACATCACCGAACTTGAAGACCGGCGCAAGCAACTGGCCGGACGATTGTCCGAACAATGGACCAAACAACCGGCGGCAAACAACGCCGACAGGCCGAAATTGACACTGCTGGCCTTCCTCGTCAAGGCGCTGGCCGTCTCGCTGCGGACTTTCCCGCAATTCAACACCGCATTTGACAACGCAGGCCGCCTGATTCAGAAACACTACTGCCACATCGGCATCGCGGTGGACGCCCCCGGCGGCCTGTTCGTGCCGGTCATCCGCGACGCCGACGGCAAGGATGTGTTCGAGATTGCCGGCGCCATCGCCGACTTCGCAAGCCGCGCGCGCACAGGCCGACTCACCGCCGCCGACATGCAGGGCGGCTGCATGACCATCAGCAACCAGGGCGGCATCGGCGGCGGCGCCTTCACGCCGATTGTCAACGCGCCCGAGACGGCGACGCTGGGCGTCAGCCGCGCGCGCATCTCGCCGTGGTGGGACGGCCAGGCCTTCGTGCCGCGCCTGCTGTTGCCGCTCGACCTTTCCTACGACCACCGCGTCGTCAACGGCGCCGACGCCGCGCGCTTTCTCGACGGCTATTGCCGCCTGCTGTCCGGCGCGGAAGCGCTGCTGCCGGACACACGATGA
- a CDS encoding fumarylacetoacetate hydrolase family protein, with the protein MALWVRFRTAATGRTGIGRLDGGRIAVHEGPLFGAPAPTGEYHERGDAALLTPCAPSKMIALWNNYHALAEEKNLERPQTPLYLFKPANTWLAHGQTIRHPASYDGEVFYEGELGIVIGREAADLSPQDAAGAIFGYTCINDVTAFGLLKEYPGFDQWSRAKGFDTFGVFGPAIATGLDYRNLEIVTRVNGEQVQRYPASDMVLSPAEIVAALSRNMTLLPGDVICCGTSVGLGPMPRGSRVEVEIDGIGCLENPYE; encoded by the coding sequence ATGGCTTTGTGGGTGCGTTTCAGGACAGCCGCGACCGGGCGGACCGGAATCGGGCGGCTTGACGGCGGGCGGATTGCCGTTCACGAGGGGCCTCTGTTCGGCGCGCCGGCGCCGACCGGTGAATATCACGAGCGCGGGGATGCGGCCCTTCTGACGCCCTGCGCGCCGTCCAAGATGATTGCGCTTTGGAACAACTACCATGCGCTTGCAGAGGAAAAGAACCTGGAGCGGCCGCAAACGCCGCTGTATCTGTTCAAGCCGGCCAACACCTGGCTGGCGCACGGGCAGACCATCCGCCACCCGGCGAGTTACGACGGCGAGGTTTTCTATGAGGGCGAACTCGGCATTGTCATCGGGCGCGAAGCCGCGGATTTGTCGCCGCAGGACGCCGCCGGCGCCATTTTCGGCTACACCTGCATCAACGATGTGACCGCCTTCGGCCTGCTGAAGGAATATCCGGGCTTTGATCAATGGAGCAGGGCGAAGGGGTTTGACACCTTCGGCGTGTTCGGCCCAGCCATCGCCACCGGCCTGGATTACCGGAATCTTGAAATCGTGACCCGTGTCAACGGCGAGCAGGTTCAGCGCTATCCGGCATCCGACATGGTTCTGTCGCCCGCGGAAATTGTCGCGGCGTTGTCGCGGAACATGACCTTGCTGCCGGGCGATGTGATTTGCTGCGGCACTTCGGTCGGGCTTGGGCCGATGCCGCGGGGGAGCCGGGTGGAGGTGGAAATTGACGGCATCGGCTGCCTTGAAAACCCTTATGAATAA